The DNA segment TGCTGCTTTACGAAGCTGCACGACGCTGCGATGCCGGCGCCGACGACGTCACGTACTGGGGCGCGCTCTGCAAGCTCAAATGCGGCGACGTCGCGATGCGGGTGAGCACCGATGCCGTGCAGTTGGTCGGCGGCTACGGCTACATGACCGAGTACCCGGTGGAGCGCATGATGCGCGACGCGAAGATCACGCAGATATACGAGGGCACGCAGCAGATCCAGCGCATCGTGATCGGCCGCCACATCCTCGGGAAATGAAGCAATTCTGTTCTGTAGGAGGGCAACTGTACTAGGGCAAGCATCGCTTGCCCCGTTTTTTGGTGTGGGGCCGGCCTTTATGGCCGGCCTTCTTCATGTGCAAAAAAGGTCGGCGCACGGTGCCGTGAGTAAGGTCGGCCTCGATGCACGATTTTGCTGACCAATGGGAACAACACGGCGTCTACCTCAATACGGCAACCTACGGCTTGCCCCCCAAGACCGCATATGAGGCAACCGCGGCCGCGCTTGCGGACTGGCGGATCGGACGCACGAACGAAGACGAGTGGGAAGCGAGTACAGAACACGCGCGCAGGACGTTTGCCAGATTGGTCAACGTAAAGCCCGAGTCTGTCGCCTGCGGAGCCACTGTATCCGAGCTCATCGGCCTTGTCGCTGCTTCGTTGCCCGACGGTGCGCGAGTATTGACGGCAGAAAACGATTTCGCATCGACGCTGTTTCCATTCACCGTTCACGGCGGCCGCGGCGTCGCCGTGGACGCCGTCCCCCTAGCAAGGCTCGTCGATGCGCTCAGTGAGTCCTACGCAATCGTCGTCGTCAGTCACGTTCAGGCATTTAGTGGTGAGGTCGCAGATCTCCAGGGATTGAGCGAAAAATGCGCTCGCACCAAAACATTGCTGTGTGTCGACGCGACGCAATCGTGCGGATGGCTTCCCACCGATGCGAGCAAGATCGACTTCTACATATGTCATGCGTATAAATGGCTGCTCTCGCCGCGCGGCAGCGCGTTCATGGCGGTGCGCAGCGATCGCCTGCAGTCGATCATTCCGTTGCACGCAGGTTGGTGGGCGACTGACGATCCGAACAACAATCTATTTGGATTGCCCAATCGCATTTCTAAAAACACGGCGCGAAGAATCGACACGTCGCCGGCGTGGTTCTCTTGGGTCGGAACGGCTACTTCTCTCGATGTCATCTCCGAGATCGGTGTGGAGGTCATCGAAGCGCACGACATG comes from the Candidatus Eremiobacteraceae bacterium genome and includes:
- a CDS encoding aminotransferase class V-fold PLP-dependent enzyme, whose amino-acid sequence is MHDFADQWEQHGVYLNTATYGLPPKTAYEATAAALADWRIGRTNEDEWEASTEHARRTFARLVNVKPESVACGATVSELIGLVAASLPDGARVLTAENDFASTLFPFTVHGGRGVAVDAVPLARLVDALSESYAIVVVSHVQAFSGEVADLQGLSEKCARTKTLLCVDATQSCGWLPTDASKIDFYICHAYKWLLSPRGSAFMAVRSDRLQSIIPLHAGWWATDDPNNNLFGLPNRISKNTARRIDTSPAWFSWVGTATSLDVISEIGVEVIEAHDMRLARRFCDKMGLAAPVSPIVYVTSGNSLERLMAKGIRASVRAGRTRVSFHIYNSEADVDSAVAALA